The following proteins are co-located in the Clostridiales bacterium genome:
- a CDS encoding SoxR reducing system RseC family protein, with amino-acid sequence MEREEGMVIEAKANIAKIKAAKHGECKSCGACPGNDSAIVTAKNEVGAVPGQRVIFEMNETNSLKGAFVVFVLPLIAVFLGAVLGGILVGLAGYPEAPGRVFGGIAAFAAAAAFIKIFDHYVGKKEKSLPVIIRIL; translated from the coding sequence ATGGAAAGAGAAGAAGGCATGGTCATTGAAGCGAAGGCAAATATTGCTAAAATCAAAGCGGCAAAACACGGTGAGTGTAAAAGCTGCGGCGCTTGCCCAGGCAACGATTCCGCAATTGTAACCGCGAAAAATGAAGTTGGCGCAGTTCCTGGTCAAAGAGTGATCTTTGAAATGAATGAGACTAACTCTTTGAAAGGAGCCTTTGTGGTATTCGTTTTGCCGCTCATTGCTGTTTTTCTGGGTGCGGTGCTTGGCGGGATTCTGGTGGGTCTAGCAGGCTATCCGGAAGCTCCGGGGAGAGTTTTTGGAGGCATTGCAGCCTTTGCGGCGGCGGCAGCATTCATTAAGATATTTGATCATTATGTAGGCAAAAAAGAAAAATCCTTGCCGGTAATCATCAGAATTTTATAA
- a CDS encoding cyclase family protein, which produces MGKTKLVDLSHPFGRGNPLWPSNGDFHIDRVNHMPMHYRLLQTFNDFHMHNSTHADSPAHVIPESPYTHELPLENYYGEAVCVSIPKKKWELITVEDLENATPTIKEGDWVLLNTGTHRRWGENDDYFMYSPGLSIEGAKWFVEKKVKGVGFDMQAIDHPCYTYMIDHGPGPFVPRLIDEYTEMFGHPPIEDFPEWEPCHDILMRNNVMGIENLGGDLDKVTGKRFMFCAFPLRWYMGDGTIVRAVAFVDEDDINQDVPDRIYKYGVF; this is translated from the coding sequence ATGGGAAAAACAAAATTAGTCGATTTATCACATCCGTTTGGAAGAGGTAATCCGCTTTGGCCGTCTAACGGAGACTTCCACATCGACAGAGTAAATCATATGCCGATGCACTACAGATTACTTCAGACCTTCAACGATTTTCATATGCATAACTCAACGCATGCAGACTCACCTGCGCACGTTATTCCGGAAAGCCCATATACCCATGAGCTTCCACTGGAAAATTACTATGGTGAAGCAGTGTGCGTGAGCATTCCAAAGAAAAAATGGGAGCTGATCACGGTTGAAGACCTGGAAAATGCCACCCCGACCATCAAAGAAGGAGACTGGGTTCTCCTGAATACAGGTACTCACAGAAGATGGGGAGAGAACGACGATTACTTTATGTACAGCCCGGGACTTTCCATTGAAGGCGCTAAGTGGTTTGTAGAAAAGAAGGTAAAGGGTGTCGGATTTGACATGCAGGCCATTGATCACCCCTGTTATACCTATATGATCGATCACGGTCCGGGTCCTTTCGTGCCAAGACTAATTGATGAATATACCGAAATGTTCGGCCATCCGCCAATTGAGGATTTTCCTGAATGGGAGCCTTGCCATGACATTCTTATGAGAAATAATGTAATGGGGATCGAAAACCTTGGCGGTGATCTTGATAAGGTTACAGGCAAAAGATTTATGTTCTGCGCATTTCCTTTAAGATGGTATATGGGTGACGGTACAATTGTCCGCGCGGTGGCGTTCGTTGATGAAGACGATATCAATCAGGATGTACCGGACAGAATCTACAAGTACGGCGTTTTTTAA
- a CDS encoding DUF3842 family protein yields MKIAVIDGQEGGIGRQIIEEIRQRIYWDIQIIALGTNSLATSFMVQGGANVGATGENAVQSAAPKVDLILGSVGIIAANSMKGEVTEAMALAVVSSPARKFLIPHEKSGIKISGVDESLNTSQLIEKAVKSIKALYYEEKNGGSVAPSVPSTYK; encoded by the coding sequence CTGAAGATAGCTGTTATCGATGGACAGGAAGGCGGTATCGGCAGACAGATCATAGAGGAAATCAGACAGCGGATTTACTGGGATATCCAGATTATCGCACTGGGAACCAATTCGCTGGCAACGTCTTTTATGGTACAGGGGGGAGCCAATGTGGGCGCTACAGGAGAAAACGCCGTTCAGAGCGCTGCTCCAAAGGTTGATCTGATTCTGGGATCGGTCGGGATCATAGCTGCAAACAGTATGAAGGGTGAAGTGACCGAGGCTATGGCACTTGCTGTGGTTTCCAGTCCCGCAAGGAAGTTCCTGATTCCCCATGAAAAATCCGGTATCAAGATCAGCGGAGTCGATGAAAGTCTCAATACAAGCCAACTCATAGAAAAAGCTGTGAAATCGATCAAAGCCCTTTATTATGAAGAAAAAAATGGGGGGTCGGTAGCACCCTCTGTACCCTCAACATATAAATAA
- a CDS encoding CoA transferase subunit A, translating to MTAVEAVAEIKDGASVMVGGFMACGTPEILIDALVEKGVKHLTVICNDAGVPGRGVGKLVSSGQIKTLIASHVGLNPEVARRMNTDIEEDKLECILVPQGTLAEQIRAGGAGLGGFLTPTGVGTIVAEGKEVIHVDGRDYLLEKPLKADFALIRGSVTDEFGNTTYNGTTRTFNPMMAAAASYVIVGACEIVEIGAIDPNNVVTSGIFVDAIVGGEMPWQI from the coding sequence ATGACAGCAGTGGAAGCTGTCGCTGAAATAAAGGATGGGGCGTCCGTCATGGTCGGCGGGTTTATGGCCTGCGGAACACCGGAAATTCTCATAGACGCCCTTGTAGAAAAGGGTGTGAAACATCTCACTGTCATTTGCAATGATGCGGGGGTGCCGGGAAGAGGCGTTGGAAAGCTGGTCTCGAGCGGTCAGATCAAAACCCTCATTGCATCCCATGTGGGACTTAACCCCGAGGTGGCGAGGAGAATGAACACCGACATTGAGGAAGATAAGCTGGAATGCATCCTGGTGCCTCAGGGAACCTTGGCTGAGCAGATCAGAGCAGGCGGTGCAGGCCTTGGCGGCTTTCTCACGCCTACGGGAGTGGGAACCATCGTTGCAGAGGGCAAGGAGGTCATCCATGTTGACGGCAGAGACTATCTTCTGGAGAAGCCGCTAAAGGCAGATTTCGCTCTCATCAGAGGCTCTGTAACGGATGAATTTGGCAATACAACCTATAACGGGACCACAAGAACCTTTAATCCCATGATGGCCGCAGCGGCAAGCTATGTGATAGTAGGCGCATGCGAGATCGTGGAAATCGGAGCCATAGATCCGAACAATGTAGTGACATCGGGCATCTTTGTGGATGCCATCGTAGGAGGGGAAATGCCATGGCAGATATAA
- a CDS encoding LarC family nickel insertion protein — MKILYLDCTSGISGDMTLGALLDLGVDKDFFLQELSKLGVDGYEVKIQKKDRHSIQMMDVDVILTEQSHMNHENAPEAHEHSSEHDYSHEQQDHHHGYDHDHSHKGHDHHHDHGHSHEGNDHHHDHGHSHEGNDHHHNHSHSNERNLSMIQEIIDNSTISNGAKEISKKIFEEIARAEAKVHGKSIDQVHFHEVGAIDSIVDIVGVAICVAALDVDIIYASTLHDGNGFIQCRHGLLPVPVPAVMAMLEGSGIPMVQEDVNTEMITPTGMGIVKCLAKDYIKIPEMSIDKIGYGLGKRETGRFGAVRAILGTTHQLKSMDAQVE, encoded by the coding sequence ATGAAAATATTATATTTGGACTGTACTTCCGGAATCAGCGGCGACATGACCCTTGGGGCACTGCTGGATCTGGGGGTTGATAAAGATTTCTTTTTACAAGAACTAAGCAAGCTGGGGGTCGACGGTTACGAAGTCAAGATACAAAAAAAGGACAGGCACAGCATCCAGATGATGGATGTCGACGTGATACTGACCGAGCAATCCCATATGAACCATGAAAACGCACCTGAGGCACATGAACACAGTAGCGAACATGATTACAGCCATGAGCAGCAGGATCACCATCATGGTTACGACCATGACCACAGCCACAAAGGTCATGATCACCATCACGACCATGGACACAGCCACGAAGGCAATGATCACCATCACGACCATGGACACAGCCACGAAGGCAATGATCACCATCACAACCACAGTCACTCGAACGAACGAAATTTATCAATGATTCAGGAAATCATTGATAATAGCACAATTTCCAATGGTGCGAAGGAAATCAGCAAGAAAATCTTTGAGGAGATTGCAAGAGCCGAGGCAAAGGTTCATGGCAAATCCATTGATCAGGTACATTTTCATGAGGTGGGAGCTATCGATTCGATTGTCGATATTGTCGGTGTAGCCATATGTGTGGCAGCCCTTGATGTTGACATAATTTATGCTTCGACCCTTCATGACGGAAACGGATTCATACAATGCCGTCACGGCTTGCTTCCAGTTCCGGTTCCGGCAGTCATGGCAATGCTGGAAGGTTCGGGTATTCCGATGGTCCAGGAAGATGTGAATACAGAGATGATTACTCCTACGGGAATGGGCATCGTGAAATGTCTCGCAAAGGATTACATCAAAATACCTGAAATGAGTATTGATAAAATCGGATACGGCCTGGGTAAGCGCGAAACAGGCAGGTTCGGTGCAGTAAGAGCAATTCTTGGGACAACCCATCAATTAAAGTCTATGGATGCACAGGTTGAATAA
- a CDS encoding thiolase family protein, giving the protein MRNVVIVAGCRTPIGTIGGQFKEITALDLSIPVMQSLVTRSGVKPELIDDVIWGCNYQRTYKENNLARVAAVKAGLPVTIPGITVHRNCTSSMSSIQLGYYQIKAGEADCIMAGGADSMSAAPHMVFDGRYGKKFGHSELRDSMWDSLTNLGVGPAMGITAENVAEQYGVTRQDQDEFALLSQQRAAAAIDDGKFKEEIIPITISGKKGDKTFLVDEHPRREASMEGLAKLKATFKDGGTVTAGNSSGMNDAASGVLLMEEETARSLGLPILARVISTATTGVEPEVMGIGPISASQKALQKAGLSIKDIDLFEINEAFAAQCIACEKTLGIDRDKLNVNGGGISLGHPVGATGSRIVISMIYEMKRRGNTYGLATLCAGGGMGTAIVIENVK; this is encoded by the coding sequence ATGAGAAATGTTGTAATTGTCGCGGGATGCAGAACCCCAATCGGGACCATCGGCGGACAGTTTAAAGAAATCACGGCACTGGATCTTTCAATTCCAGTAATGCAGTCTTTGGTCACCAGGTCCGGTGTAAAGCCGGAATTGATCGATGATGTCATTTGGGGTTGTAATTACCAGAGAACCTACAAAGAAAACAATCTCGCAAGAGTAGCGGCAGTGAAAGCCGGGCTGCCTGTAACGATCCCCGGAATTACAGTTCACCGGAACTGTACTTCTTCCATGTCATCCATTCAGCTGGGATATTATCAGATCAAGGCTGGAGAAGCAGACTGCATCATGGCCGGAGGTGCGGACAGTATGAGCGCAGCGCCCCACATGGTATTTGACGGAAGATACGGCAAGAAATTCGGACACAGCGAGCTGCGTGATTCCATGTGGGATTCTCTTACGAACCTGGGCGTGGGTCCTGCCATGGGAATTACAGCCGAAAATGTGGCAGAACAATATGGCGTTACGAGACAGGATCAGGACGAATTTGCACTGTTAAGTCAACAGAGAGCAGCCGCAGCGATAGATGACGGTAAATTTAAAGAAGAGATCATTCCTATAACCATTTCAGGTAAAAAAGGAGATAAAACCTTTCTTGTCGATGAGCATCCGAGACGAGAAGCTTCGATGGAAGGGTTGGCTAAGTTGAAGGCAACTTTTAAAGATGGTGGAACCGTAACCGCGGGCAATTCGTCGGGAATGAATGATGCTGCTTCCGGGGTGCTGCTTATGGAGGAGGAGACGGCAAGAAGTCTAGGCCTGCCTATTTTGGCGAGAGTCATTTCCACTGCCACAACCGGTGTGGAACCGGAGGTTATGGGGATTGGCCCCATCAGTGCCTCTCAGAAGGCACTGCAAAAAGCAGGACTTTCCATAAAGGACATCGATCTTTTTGAGATTAACGAAGCGTTCGCAGCACAATGCATTGCTTGCGAAAAAACCCTGGGAATCGACAGAGATAAGCTGAATGTCAATGGGGGAGGCATTTCTCTCGGACATCCCGTCGGAGCCACCGGCAGCCGAATCGTCATTTCTATGATTTATGAGATGAAGCGCAGGGGAAATACCTACGGTCTCGCCACCCTCTGTGCAGGCGGCGGAATGGGTACCGCTATTGTCATCGAAAACGTGAAATAA
- a CDS encoding PAS domain-containing protein: MDQVLAIIKICEKINKALPSIKEPAAETLLHEILSDLKVFLDKGIDFKEVVDSLDDSIFITDGEGKVLYVNPAYEQNTGILPREVLFRYVQEILDEGKLFTGGATMDVIETGKKAFRLSTIIKNDPPRVGYAVGVPIIDNDDKLKQVVVSSRPILTLKALQEDYERFLDEVKMIQEPGNIRIIPNSDTSDLTKRMIGSSETVKKVWNLIGLIADTDATVLITGESGVGKEVVADEIYRRSNRNQKPFIKVNCASIPSNLLESELFGYEKGAFSGASSSGKQGLFEMANSGILLLDEIGDMPMDLQAKLLRAIQSREITRVGGTKVIPLDIRIIALTNSDLKQKIKEGSFRSDLYYRLSVIPIHLDPLRAHTEDIEDLSRYFIDIYSHKHKRTINLTQKNISLMKLYSWPGNIRELENVIEYLVICCSGTAEVEDNMLKGILGISGTEKNANDAFDLTKSVEQFEKQQIEKVLSIASNLREAGEMLNVNASTISRKIKQYGIEYLNAR, from the coding sequence ATGGATCAAGTACTTGCAATCATAAAGATTTGCGAAAAAATAAATAAGGCGCTGCCGTCAATCAAGGAACCTGCTGCGGAGACGCTGCTTCATGAGATTCTTTCCGATCTGAAGGTTTTTTTGGACAAAGGGATAGACTTTAAAGAAGTGGTCGACAGTCTGGATGACAGTATTTTCATCACCGACGGTGAGGGGAAAGTTCTGTACGTAAATCCCGCTTATGAACAAAATACGGGTATCCTTCCCAGGGAGGTTCTCTTCCGCTATGTGCAGGAGATCCTGGACGAGGGCAAGCTGTTCACCGGAGGCGCAACCATGGATGTCATCGAAACCGGTAAGAAGGCATTTCGCCTCTCTACCATCATCAAAAATGATCCGCCCAGAGTTGGTTATGCAGTGGGCGTGCCCATTATCGATAATGATGACAAGCTGAAGCAGGTGGTCGTCAGTAGCCGTCCCATTCTGACGCTGAAAGCGCTTCAGGAAGATTACGAACGGTTCCTCGACGAAGTGAAAATGATTCAGGAACCCGGCAACATCAGAATCATACCAAACTCGGACACCAGTGATCTTACCAAACGGATGATCGGTTCCAGCGAAACAGTAAAGAAGGTGTGGAATCTCATCGGGCTCATTGCGGATACCGATGCGACGGTTTTAATCACAGGGGAATCAGGTGTGGGGAAAGAGGTTGTTGCAGATGAAATCTATCGCCGCAGCAACCGAAATCAAAAACCCTTTATCAAGGTAAACTGTGCATCCATTCCATCAAACCTGCTGGAATCAGAGCTCTTTGGATATGAAAAAGGGGCTTTTTCTGGCGCAAGCTCTTCCGGCAAGCAGGGACTTTTTGAAATGGCCAACAGTGGTATTCTGCTGTTGGATGAAATCGGTGATATGCCCATGGATCTGCAGGCGAAGCTGCTTCGCGCCATCCAAAGCAGAGAAATCACCCGGGTTGGAGGGACAAAAGTAATTCCGCTTGATATCCGGATCATCGCACTGACAAATTCTGATCTGAAGCAGAAAATTAAAGAAGGCTCCTTCCGCAGCGATTTATATTACCGACTCAGCGTAATTCCCATTCATTTGGACCCGCTGAGAGCGCATACGGAAGACATTGAAGATCTCAGCCGCTACTTTATCGATATTTACTCTCATAAGCATAAGCGGACCATCAATCTCACTCAAAAAAATATTTCGCTGATGAAACTGTACTCCTGGCCGGGCAACATAAGAGAACTGGAGAATGTCATAGAGTATCTTGTGATCTGCTGTTCCGGTACTGCTGAGGTCGAGGACAATATGCTAAAGGGAATCCTCGGTATTTCGGGAACAGAAAAGAATGCGAACGATGCTTTTGATTTAACAAAATCCGTGGAGCAATTTGAGAAGCAGCAGATTGAGAAAGTTCTCAGCATCGCTTCAAACCTAAGGGAAGCGGGAGAGATGCTGAACGTCAATGCCTCAACCATCAGCAGAAAAATAAAGCAATACGGAATTGAATATCTCAACGCAAGATAA
- the larB gene encoding nickel pincer cofactor biosynthesis protein LarB, translating to MSNKHVMHILEEVKNGCLSIEDAFLKLKQSPFEDMGFVKIDHHRELRQGTSEVIYGEGKTARQIVEIASAMVKHGQKTIIITRLSSESAEYIGQYHTMYYNESGRIGVIGIFPKANGKGKIVIATGGTSDIPVAEEAAVTAEALGNQVTKLYDVGVAGIHRLFSHMDEIMSANVIIAIAGMEGALASVIGGIADCPVIAVPTSIGYGASFHGLAALLSMLNSCASGISVVNIDNGFGAGYLASMINHR from the coding sequence ATGAGCAACAAACATGTAATGCATATTTTAGAAGAAGTGAAGAACGGTTGCCTGTCTATTGAAGACGCATTCCTCAAACTAAAACAGTCGCCCTTTGAAGATATGGGATTTGTAAAAATAGATCATCATCGAGAACTTAGACAAGGTACCTCCGAGGTAATTTACGGTGAGGGGAAAACAGCTCGGCAGATCGTAGAAATTGCATCAGCAATGGTGAAGCACGGCCAAAAGACGATCATAATCACCCGTTTGTCATCTGAATCTGCAGAGTATATTGGACAGTATCATACCATGTATTATAACGAATCAGGTCGTATTGGCGTGATTGGGATTTTTCCAAAAGCAAACGGAAAAGGGAAGATCGTGATAGCTACAGGGGGGACCAGCGATATTCCAGTCGCAGAGGAAGCCGCAGTCACCGCTGAAGCCCTTGGGAACCAAGTGACAAAATTGTATGATGTGGGCGTGGCGGGAATCCACAGGTTGTTTTCTCATATGGATGAGATCATGAGCGCGAATGTTATCATCGCCATCGCAGGAATGGAAGGTGCACTGGCCAGTGTGATCGGTGGCATTGCCGACTGTCCGGTGATTGCAGTGCCTACAAGCATTGGATACGGAGCCTCATTTCACGGCCTGGCAGCGCTTCTGTCCATGTTGAATTCCTGTGCAAGCGGGATCAGTGTCGTCAATATTGATAACGGATTTGGGGCAGGTTACCTGGCAAGCATGATCAATCATCGGTAA
- a CDS encoding CoA transferase subunit B — protein sequence MADIKEIIAARVAKELKDGDVVNLGIGLPTMVANFLPEGVNIILQSENGMMGMGAAAEKGKEDVDIVNAGAQYVTVNPGAMFFDSATSFGIIRGGHVDATILGALEVDQHGNLANWIVPGKMVPGMGGAMDLVVGAKKVIIAMQHTQKGAHKILKECRLPYTAVGVVDMIITEMGVMELTPEGIILTEINEGYTIEEVQAATEAELIISPNLKQN from the coding sequence ATGGCAGATATAAAGGAAATCATTGCCGCAAGAGTTGCAAAGGAACTGAAAGACGGTGATGTGGTAAACCTGGGAATCGGACTTCCCACCATGGTAGCAAACTTTCTTCCTGAGGGAGTGAATATCATTCTCCAGTCAGAAAACGGAATGATGGGGATGGGAGCAGCGGCAGAGAAGGGCAAAGAAGACGTGGACATCGTCAACGCAGGAGCCCAGTATGTGACCGTAAATCCGGGAGCCATGTTCTTTGACAGCGCAACCTCCTTTGGAATCATCCGAGGCGGTCATGTAGATGCAACCATTCTGGGCGCCCTTGAGGTAGACCAGCACGGAAACTTGGCCAACTGGATCGTACCGGGAAAGATGGTGCCAGGCATGGGCGGTGCGATGGATCTGGTGGTAGGCGCAAAGAAGGTCATCATCGCCATGCAGCACACCCAGAAGGGAGCACACAAGATCCTGAAGGAATGCAGATTGCCGTATACGGCTGTGGGTGTAGTGGACATGATCATCACGGAGATGGGGGTCATGGAGCTTACTCCGGAGGGTATCATCCTTACAGAAATTAACGAAGGCTATACCATCGAAGAGGTTCAGGCCGCTACAGAAGCGGAGCTGATCATCAGCCCGAATCTAAAGCAGAACTAA
- a CDS encoding 3-hydroxyacyl-CoA dehydrogenase family protein, producing the protein MKNEIKRIAVLGAGTMGAGIGQLFAIKGFQVMLIYTCEADQKSDPLGRIRSSLEILKENQVITAEEIPEIMKRISITESLEEAAGFADIIFECIIEDLKIKQDYFAELDRLCPKDTILASNTSAISITEIAEKAENKERIIGTHYWNPAYLIPLVEVVKTKYVSEQTVKRTCTLLTDAGKKPVVVNKDVPGFLANRMQHALFREALYIIEQGIAEPEAVDDAIKYGFGMRLGIMAPVTVMDMGGLDLTHSIHSYLFRDLSCSKEPSPILVEKLNQGKLGFKTGEGLLPWTQEKIEFEKKNLTEKLIKVARILERL; encoded by the coding sequence ATGAAAAATGAAATAAAAAGAATAGCGGTACTTGGCGCGGGTACCATGGGAGCAGGAATTGGTCAGCTTTTCGCAATAAAAGGATTTCAAGTTATGTTGATTTATACTTGCGAAGCAGATCAGAAATCCGACCCACTCGGAAGAATCAGAAGCTCTCTTGAGATTTTGAAAGAAAACCAGGTGATAACAGCAGAAGAAATACCTGAAATCATGAAACGGATCAGCATTACCGAATCTCTTGAAGAAGCTGCCGGGTTTGCAGATATTATCTTTGAATGCATCATTGAAGATCTAAAAATAAAACAGGACTACTTTGCAGAGCTTGATCGTTTATGTCCGAAAGACACGATCCTTGCCTCAAACACATCAGCTATCAGTATTACAGAAATCGCAGAGAAGGCTGAGAATAAAGAGCGGATTATTGGAACCCACTATTGGAATCCAGCGTATCTGATTCCGCTTGTAGAGGTGGTAAAAACAAAATATGTATCGGAACAGACAGTGAAGAGAACCTGTACATTGCTTACAGACGCCGGTAAAAAACCTGTCGTTGTCAATAAGGATGTACCCGGATTTCTGGCAAACCGCATGCAGCATGCACTGTTTCGTGAAGCACTGTATATCATTGAGCAGGGTATTGCAGAACCCGAGGCAGTGGACGATGCCATTAAATACGGTTTTGGCATGAGACTCGGCATCATGGCGCCTGTTACGGTAATGGATATGGGAGGGCTGGATCTGACCCATTCCATTCACAGCTATTTGTTTCGGGATTTGAGCTGCTCGAAAGAACCGTCTCCAATCCTGGTCGAGAAGTTGAATCAGGGAAAGCTTGGTTTCAAAACCGGAGAAGGGCTGCTCCCATGGACACAGGAAAAGATAGAATTTGAAAAAAAGAATTTAACGGAAAAGTTGATAAAAGTTGCACGGATTTTAGAACGGCTCTGA
- the larE gene encoding ATP-dependent sacrificial sulfur transferase LarE, protein MTNIQKKREQLMKYIRGMESVAVAFSGGVDSTFLLKTAQEVLGDRVVAVTARSCSFPERELNEAILFTKENNIQHLIVDSEELDIEGFSSNPLNRCYLCKHELFSKMREIAWKNGYKEILEGSNMDDMGDYRPGLDAVSELGIKSPLRYAELSKEEIRKLSKEMGLPTWEKQSFACLSSRFPYGESITAEKLKMVDLAEQILLDMGFRQVRVRHHGTLARIEIDESQFEKLMEKSTRFTLQEQLKEIGFIYVTLDITGYRTGSMNETIDPASIG, encoded by the coding sequence ATGACAAACATACAGAAAAAGCGCGAGCAATTAATGAAGTATATACGGGGTATGGAAAGTGTGGCTGTTGCATTTTCCGGAGGAGTTGATTCTACCTTTTTGCTGAAGACAGCGCAAGAGGTTCTGGGAGACCGTGTTGTGGCAGTAACGGCTCGGTCCTGCAGTTTTCCCGAGAGAGAACTGAACGAAGCAATTCTTTTTACGAAAGAAAATAATATCCAGCACCTCATCGTCGATTCTGAGGAACTGGATATCGAGGGATTTTCAAGTAATCCACTGAATCGTTGTTATCTTTGCAAGCACGAGCTCTTTTCAAAAATGCGTGAAATTGCATGGAAAAATGGATACAAAGAAATTCTCGAAGGGTCCAACATGGATGATATGGGTGATTACAGGCCGGGTCTGGATGCCGTTTCCGAACTTGGCATCAAAAGCCCCTTGCGGTACGCTGAACTTTCAAAGGAAGAAATTCGAAAACTATCAAAAGAGATGGGGCTTCCGACCTGGGAGAAACAATCCTTTGCTTGTCTATCTTCAAGATTTCCGTATGGAGAAAGCATCACCGCGGAGAAACTAAAAATGGTTGACCTGGCGGAACAGATTCTGCTTGATATGGGCTTTCGGCAGGTTAGAGTCAGACATCACGGAACCTTGGCCAGAATCGAGATCGACGAAAGCCAGTTTGAAAAGCTCATGGAGAAAAGCACGCGATTTACTCTTCAGGAGCAGTTAAAAGAGATTGGATTTATTTACGTGACACTGGATATCACCGGTTACCGCACCGGAAGCATGAATGAGACAATAGACCCAGCATCAATAGGATAA